In Pygocentrus nattereri isolate fPygNat1 chromosome 26, fPygNat1.pri, whole genome shotgun sequence, one genomic interval encodes:
- the LOC119262533 gene encoding uncharacterized protein LOC119262533: protein MWLKVLLLSFISCFACQADICVVGVFGESVFLPCLYNGLENLTTLNISFEWRRGAEVVYKALWTEGYEKRIDKDVKDRILVSALAQTGNFTMKLSDIRFSDAQNYTLHLNVLDHGDNVSICTVCLNVADGENFRHERKSAFIWILSLVLCVLVTALVTIALCFQKKWDRQARREHEDDSDREDTEMIMMDGKYFDELPNRDRCVI, encoded by the exons ATGTGGCTGAAGGTGCTGCTGCTAAGCTTTATTAGTTGTTTTGCATGTCAAG CTGACATTTGCGTTGTTGGAGTCTTTGGGGAATCTGTCTTCCTGCCCTGCCTCTATAATGGACTAGAGAATTTGACaactttaaacatttcattcGAGTGGAGAAGAGGTGCTGAGGTGGTGTACAAGGCTCTGTGGACAGAAGGGTACGAGAAGAGAATTGATAAGGATGTCAAGGACAGAATCTTGGTGTCTGCTTTGGCACAAACtggaaatttcacaatgaaGCTGAGTGACATCAGATTCTCAGATGCTCAGAATTACACTCTGCATCTAAACGTTCTTGATCATGGAGATAATGTCTCGATATGCACGGTCTGCCTCAATGTTGCAG ATGGTGAGAACTTCAGGCATGAACGTAAATCTGCATTCATATGGATACTCAGCCTTGTTCTGTGTGTGCTGGTGACTGCGCTGGTGACAATAGCTTTGTGTTTCCAGAAGAAATGGGACAGGCAGGCTAGAAGAGAACATGAAG acGATTCAGACAGGGAAGATACAGAAATGATCATGATGGACGGGAAGTATTTTGATGAACTGCCTAACAGAGATAGATGTGTCATATAG
- the si:dkey-66a8.7 gene encoding PI-PLC X domain-containing protein 1, with translation MAPVSESDSNNEDWMSTLPEELWDIPLTSLAIPGSHDAMSYCLDISSPLVRSESDTFRLLDGVFYCFTRPVIYRWATTQVKGIVEQLQAGIRYFDLRIAQRPYETSNDLYFTHVIYTQLTVVKTLHTVATWLSDHPKEIVILACSHFEGLSEKRHEDFIYSLKTLFGSKLCPCNADVTLRGLWSSGHQVVLSYDDQAAARHKVLWKGIPYWWANKANADELLQYLEWQKELGRPDGFFVAGLNLTADRCFIASHPQVSLKTLTMVNWECVKRWLEDQKPGADPTNLNVIAGDFVGFIPFCSLVIALNKKLLKERGP, from the exons ATGGCGCCTGTTTCAGAGAGTGACTCTAACAATGAAGACTGGATGTCAACTTTACCTGAAGAACTGTGGGACATTCCTTTAACCAGCTTAGCCATTCCAG GCAGTCATGATGCAATGAGCTACTGTCTGGATATTTCATCTCCACTGGTCCGGTCAGAGTCTGATACCTTTAGGCTGCTGGATGGAGTTTTCTACTGTTTTACACGCCCAGTCATTTACAGATGGGCCACAACACAG GTCAAAGGCATTGTGGAGCAGTTACAGGCAGGCATTCGATACTTTGATCTTCGAATTGCTCAGAGACCATATGAAACATCAAATGATCTTTATTTCACTCATGTCATTTACACCCAACTCACTGTTGTG AAAACCCTACACACTGTTGCTACGTGGCTCTCGGATCACCCCAAAGAGATAGTCATCCTGGCCTGTAGTCATTTTGAAGGCTTGAGTGAAAAACGTCATGAGGACTTTATATATTCCTTAAAGACTCTCTTTGGCTCTAAATTGTGCCCTTGCAAT GCTGATGTTACCTTACGTGGTTTGTGGTCATCAGGCCATCAGGTGGTGTTGTCATATGATGACCAGGCAGCAGCACGGCATAAAGTGCTATGGAAAGGAATCCCTTACTGGTGGGCAAACAAGGCTAATGCTGATGAACTCCTCCAATATCTTGAATGGCAAAAAGAACTTGGTCGGCCAG ACGGCTTCTTTGTCGCAGGCCTGAACTTAACTGCAGACCGCTGCTTCATTGCTTCCCACCCACAAGTATCCCTGAAGACCCTGACCATGGTAAACTGGGAATGTGTAAAGAGGTGGCTGGAGGATCAGAAGCCAGGAGCTGACCCTACAAACCTCAACGTCATTGCTGGAGACTTTGTTGGGTTCATTCCATTTTGCTCGCTTGTAATCGCCCTTAACAAAAAACTGCTCAAAGAAAGAGGCCCCTGA
- the LOC119262493 gene encoding uncharacterized protein LOC119262493, whose translation MESDRDQHSTGCRFPFLGLRTNKVFPHNNEEETLQQLQPESVSNMEKRQRKLEEGRRQQDCETQMSTRKKIRKACKRDLGTEEMTVKEIQDKKISDLMKILHQQRTEIKRCIEVDEALEQELKEKREMLSRKRMEYKKAKERDAKLRRDLNMMKKRIAQQDQKTEEERTHLEQIDYLHIFNVLTVLKCREQMYHTEERAFIDGPSTSFLAEPTTSFNVSDSEESEEPGSEIESFQEPEAEELASETPNNTEEKCENSPRPEPSAFRCFSRFRFPKIRIPKFSFKVRLFTLPLC comes from the exons CTTGGGCCTCCGTACAAACAAAGTCTTCCCTCATAATAATGAAGAGGAGACTCTCCAGCAGCTTCAGCCAGAGAGTGTTTCCAACATGGAAAAGAGGCAGAGGAAGCTGGAAGAGGGGAGGAGGCAGCAAGACTGTGAGACTCAGATGTCCACTAGAAAG AAGATCAGAAAGGCGTGCAAGAGAGACCTTGGCACCGAGGAGATGACAGTGAAGGAAATACAAGACAAGAAGATCAGCGATTTGATGAAGATACTGCACCAGCAAAGGACAGAAATTAAAAGGTGCATAGAGGTGGATGAAGCTCTAGAGCAAGAgctgaaagaaaagagagaaatgttGTCAAGGAAAAGGATGGAGTACAAAAAAGCCAAAGAGAGAGATGCAAAATTGAGGAGAGACCTCAACATGATGAAAAAGAGAATTGCTCAGCAAGATCAAAAGACAGAGGAAGAAAGGACACATCTCGAGCAGATTGactatttgcacattttcaacGTCCTCACGGTCCTAAAGTGTAGGGAGCAGATGTACCACACAGAAGAAAGGGCCTTTATTGATGGACCATCAACGTCCTTCCTCGCTGAGCCCACCACATCTTTTAATGTGAGCGACAGTGAGGAGAGTGAGGAACCTGGCTCGGAGATTGAGTCTTTCCAGGAACCAGAAGCAGAGGAACTGGCCTCAGAGACTCCAAATAACACAGAAGAAAAGTGTGAGAACAGTCCGAGGCCAGAACCGTCTGCtttcagatgtttcagcagGTTCCGGTTTCCTAAGATCAGGAtaccaaagttcagttttaaggTACGTTTATTCACCTTACCCCTGTGTTAA
- the gtpbp6 gene encoding putative GTP-binding protein 6: protein MEVIRRSVVAKPVLVVCRSAWRRSLQSSPTNVAMFTTIQRKRLVKLNTVLACSAQSPETTYGRIKSLQSFSSSRTFSVSLCKFKSKNSSTGHESAVDDGESEEDFIGDAEVEELFQQQIPTGIGEEDHRVFIVHPDVKWGQKKQYLTTADLQMEEAVGLVKTLQNWTVVDKIIISTKMPEKKRIFGKGNFQALTEKIRRAPGVTAVFMNIERLSPLSERDLQEVWGVKVFDRYSLVLHIFRRNARTKEAKLQISLAEIPLLKSRLKNEVANLDQQGGGSRYIMGSGETLYEVQQRLLKERELKIRSALQQLRKKRHLLRSQRKNKDFPIISVMGYTNCGKTTLIKALTGDAGLQPKDQLFATLDVTVHAGRLPSHMTVLYVDTIGFLSQLPHQLIDSFSATLEDVAHSDLIIHVRDISHPETVNQKVNVLNILKNLQIPEKLISSIIEVHNKIDLAEGYESNEPEAVPISALKEMGLEELKQRVEEAVVKSTGKQIMTLKVQLNSPQLGWLYKEATVEEVHDGGDDCTANVKVIISTAAYGRYRKLFQVT, encoded by the exons ATGGAAGTGATCAGGCGCAGCGTTGTGGCTAAACCTGTGCTGGTGGTGTGCAGGTCTGCTTGGAGGAGATCTTTGCAAAGCAGCCCCACAAATGTAGCCATGTTCACCACAATTCAGAGAAAGCGCCTTGTTAAATTGAACACAGTGTTGGCATGTTCAGCTCAGAGTCCAGAGACTACATATGGAAGAATTAAGTCACTGCAGTCATTTTCATCAAGCAGAACTTTCTCAGTGAGTCTTTGCAAATTCAAGAGCAAAAATAGCAGCACTGGTCATGAAAGCGCAGTTGACgatggagagagtgaagaggaTTTCATTGGAGACGCAGAAGTTGAGGAACTCTTTCAGCAGCAGATTCCCACAGGTATAGGTGAGGAGGACCACAGGGTCTTCATTGTTCATCCTGATGTCAAATGGGGACAAAAGAAGCAATACCTGACCACAG CTGATCTCCAAATGGAAGAAGCTGTTGGACTGGTGAAGACATTACAGAACTGGACCGTCGTTGACAAGATCATCATCTCTACTAAAATGCCAGAAAAGAAGAGGATTTTCGGCAAAGGAAATTTCCAGGCTCTCACAG AGAAGATCAGAAGGGCACCTGGTGTTACGGCTGTTTTCATGAACATTGAGCGTTTGTCACCATTGTCAGAA AGGGATCTGCAGGAGGTCTGGGGTGTGAAGGTTTTTGACAGATACTCGctagttctgcacattttccgCCGTAATGCCAGAACGAAAGAGGCTAAACTGCAGATCTCCCTGGCTGAGATTCCTCTGCTCAA GTCACGACTGAAGAATGAAGTTGCAAACTTGGACCAACAAGGTGGAGGTTCAAGGTACATCATGGGTTCAG GTGAAACTCTGTATGAGGTTCAGCAGAGGCTGCTAAAGGAGCGTGAGCTGAAGATTCGCTCTGCTCTTCAACAACTGAGGAAGAAGAGACACCTGCTCCGCTCCCAGCGCAAGAATAAAGACTTTCCCATTATCTCGGTCATGGGCTACACTAACTGCG GTAAGACTACGCTAATCAAAGCTTTGACCGGTGATGCTGGATTGCAACCGAAAGATCAGCTCTTTGCCACTCTGGATGTTACTGTACACGCAGGGCGGCTGCCAAGTCATATGACTGTACTTTACGTGGACACAATTGGCTTCCTATCCCAGCTGCCTCACCAGCTCATAGACTCCTTTTCCGCAACATTGGAGGACGTGGCACACTCT GATCTCATTATTCACGTGAGGGACATTAGTCACCCAGAGACTGTGAATCAAAAAGTAAATGTACTAAACATCTTAAAGAACCTTCAGATCCCAGAGAAACTCATCAGCTCCATCATAGAGGTCCACAATAAAATTGACCTTGCTGAAGG CTATGAGTCAAACGAGCCTGAAGCTGTGCCTATATCAGCATTAAAAGAGATGGGATTGGAGGAGCTAAAGCAGAGAGTGGAAGAAGCTGTTGTGAAGTCAACTGGGAAACAAATCATGACTCTGAAGGTTCAGCTCAACAGCCCACAGTTAGG TTGGTTGTATAAGGAAGCCACTGTTGAGGAGGTGCATGATGGGGGAGACGACTGTACCGCCAATGTCAAGGTAATCATCAGTACTGCTGCATATGGCCGCTACAGGAAGCTGTTCCAGGTCACTTAG
- the nit2 gene encoding omega-amidase NIT2 — MSGISKAMSKFRLGVVQLLVTKAKADNLQRACSLVKEAAGQGAKVVVLPECFNSPYGTGFFAEYAEKIPGESTHVLSEAAKECGIYLVGGSIPEEDGGKLFNTCSVFGPDGKLLVKHRKIHLFDIDVPGKIRFQESETLSPGSSLSMFETPYCKIGVGICYDIRFSELAQIYAKKGCQLLVYPGAFNMTTGPAHWELLQRARAVDNQVYVATASPARDQSASYVAWGHSSVVNPWGEVITKAGSEEAVVYADIDLQYLADVRQQIPITMQRRDDIYNVSVVQEG; from the exons ATGTCTGGTATTTCTAAGGCAATGTcaa AGTTCAGGCTTGGTGTGGTGCAACTGCTTGTCACTAAGGCAAAGGCTGACAACCTACAACGCGCCTGTAGTTTGGTGAAGGAGGCAGCAGGCCAAGGGGCAAAGGTTGTGGTCCTACCT GAATGCTTCAACTCTCCATATGGAACAGGTTTCTTTGCAGAATATGCTGAGAAGATCCCAGGAGAATCAACCCATGTGTTGTCAGAGGCAGCAAAGGAATGTGGGATATACCTTGTAGGCG GCTCCATTCCAGAGGAAGATGGGGGAAAGCTTTTTAACACCTGCTCAGTTTTTGGTCCTGATGGTAAGctactggtcaaacacaggaag ATCCATCTCTTTGACATTGATGTTCCGGGAAAAATACGCTTCCAGGAGTCTGAGACTTTAAGTCCAGGGAGCAGCTTATCTATGTTTGAAACCC CATACTGTAAAATTGGAGTAGGCATTTGTTACGACATACGCTTTTCAGAGCTTGCACAGATTTATGCCAAGAAAG GTTGTCAGTTGTTGGTATATCCCGGCGCCTTCAATATGACAACAGGTCCAGCCCACTGGGAGCTGCTCCAAAGAGCACG GGCTGTGGATAACCAGGTCTATGTAGCCACTGCTTCACCAGCAAGAGATCAGAGCGCTAGCTATGTGGCCTGGGGTCACAGCTCTGTCGTCAACCCCTG GGGTGAAGTGATCACAAAAGCAGGGTCAGAAGAGGCCGTTGTGTACGCAGACATTG ACCTACAGTACCTGGCAGATGTGCGTCAACAGATTCCAATAACAATGCAGAGACGTGACGACATCTACAATGTCAGTGTTGTTCAGGAGGGCTGA